One genomic segment of Linepithema humile isolate Giens D197 chromosome 5, Lhum_UNIL_v1.0, whole genome shotgun sequence includes these proteins:
- the LOC105675130 gene encoding mesoderm induction early response protein 1 isoform X2, with amino-acid sequence MNRDCKIMADRDYDMGPATEMMVNDFDDERTLDEEEALEGSEDSHNELSNLQKEGDMPLKDLLAMYGYGDPSTENSNSSDHMLLPSGSGDPETEERYSDKGDNDADDDDDDDEADAASNEPDLKQFYTEMLVKGKDKTTTLSGTTKSNSGSGTPNRDNRKRRLDDDEDDDEDVEGEECSIRSARDGSGKKTRASPTTGGANAVACDGLVNLTANAADNAVEEGSASGAIDGSEDRIVNTGSGSSRLLRSVSRPQSEEEEDDCDYSPDEEEWKKTIMVGTDYQAAIPEGLCRYDDALPYENEDKMLWDPSHISEEDTEEFLERAQLPAVKGGSLPAGSHIRDDEQALYLLLQCGYNLEEALRRRRMNVLPPTDAVSLWSEEECHNFESGLRTYGKDFHLIQKNKVRTRSVGELVQFYYLWKKTERHDIFTYKARLEKKKYALHPGITDYMDRFLEEQEGVRDRSSSPNVHCLLYGDAKRQRSSASVTNNDESKSTEAWDGNAVDPLADANGPTPPPPPPPPPPPPLVTSATTTISSSICNSSALTTPTYCSSSTRHPDCPSSESSCVNPMAWSGLTSRSQPTSSVITTITINTTTATTSAAMATAFGTTNTVTTSSTASPVATSNNYYHQRVTSSRSNDSHDTPSPENILPHLPP; translated from the exons ATGAATAGGGATTGTAAAATCAT GGCAGACCGAGATTATGATATGGGTCCTGCGACAGAAATGATGGTAAATGATTTTGATGACGAACGAACGTTGGATGAAGAAGAAGCTTTAGAAGGTAGTGAAGATTCTCACAACGAGTTGTCCAACTTGCAAAAG GAAGGTGATATGCCGCTGAAAGACCTACTTGCCATGTACGGATACGGTGATCCCTCGACCGAGAATTCCAACAGTTCCGACCACATGCTGCTGCCATCCGGAAGCGGTGATCCAGAGACTGAGGAGCGTTACTCGGACAAAGGTGACAACGATgcggacgacgacgacgacgatgacgaggCCGATGCGGCGAGCAACGAGCCGGATCTGAAACAGTTTTACACAGAAATGTTAGTAAAGGGCAAGGATAAGACAACGACGTTGTCAGGAACAACAAAAAGCAATAGCGGCAGCGGTACGCCTAATAGAGATAACAGGAAACGTCGACTCGACGATGACGAAGACGATGATGAAGACGTCGAGGGCGAAGAATGCTCGATAAGAAGCGCTCGAGATGGAAGTGGGAAGAAAACTAGAGCGTCGCCTACGACGGGAGGTGCCAATGCTGTCGCATGTGACGGGTTAGTCAACTTAACAGCCAACGCTGCTGACAACGCCGTCGAAGAGGGTAGCGCTAGTGGTGCGATAGACGGTTCCGAAGACAGAATAGTCAATACAGGCAGTGGTAGTTCAAGATTATTACGCAGCGTCTCGAGGCCGCAGagcgaagaagaagaggacgACTGTGACTACAGTCCGGACGAGGAGGAATGGAAGAAGACAATCATGGTTGGCACTGATTACCAAGCAGCAATACCAGAGGGTCTGTGTCGTTACGACGACGCGTTGCCGTACGAGAATGAGGATAAGATGTTGTGGGATCCCAGCCATATATCCGAAGAAGATACGGAAGAGTTCTTGGAACGCGCGCAACTTCCGGCGGTAAAGGGTGGGTCTTTGCCGGCCGGTTCTCATATCAGGGATGACGAGCAAGCTTTGTACCTTCTGCTGCAATGCGGCTACAATTTGGAGGAGGCATTGCGAAGGCGTCGAATGAACGTACTCCCGCCAACGGATGCAGTGAGTCTCTGGTCAGAAGAAGAGTGTCACAACTTTGAATCCGGATTGCGCACTTATGGGAAGGACTTTCAtcttatacaaaaaaataaa GTGAGGACAAGATCTGTTGGGGAGTTAgtgcaattttattacttgTGGAAGAAAACTGAACGACATGACATATTTACGTACAAAGCTCGATTAGAGAAGAAGAAATACGCCCTGCATCCTGGTATCAC GGACTATATGGACCGATTCCTCGAGGAGCAAGAGGGAGTGCGAGATCGCAGCAGTTCGCCGAATGTTCATTGTCTGTTGTACGGCGACGCCAAACGGCAAAGGTCCAGCGCCAGCGTCACCAACAACGACGAGTCCAAGTCAACGGAAGCCTGGGATGGAAACGCGGTCGATCCGTTGGCGGATGCCAATGGCccgacgccgccgccgccaccgccgcctcCGCCACCCCCTCCCTTGGTGACATCAGCCACGACCACCATATCATCGTCGATATGCAACTCCAGCGCTTTAACCACACCGACGTACTGTTCATCGTCGACTCGTCATCCGGACTGTCCCTCGTCCGAATCGAGTTGCGTCAATCCGATGGCGTGGAGTGGTTTAACGTCACGGAGTCAACCTACCTCCTCCGTCATTACGACGATAACAATCAACACCACTACAGCCACTACATCCGCAGCGATGGCCACGGCCTTCGGCACGACGAATACAGTTACCACTAGCTCCACCGCCTCCCCCGTCGCCACCTCTAATAACTACTATCATCAGCGAGTGACATCATCCAGGAGCAACGATTCCCACGACACGCCCTCACCTGAGAACATTTTACCTCATCTGCCCCCTTAG
- the LOC105675130 gene encoding mesoderm induction early response protein 1 isoform X4, which produces MGPATEMMVNDFDDERTLDEEEALEGSEDSHNELSNLQKEGDMPLKDLLAMYGYGDPSTENSNSSDHMLLPSGSGDPETEERYSDKGDNDADDDDDDDEADAASNEPDLKQFYTEMLVKGKDKTTTLSGTTKSNSGSGTPNRDNRKRRLDDDEDDDEDVEGEECSIRSARDGSGKKTRASPTTGGANAVACDGLVNLTANAADNAVEEGSASGAIDGSEDRIVNTGSGSSRLLRSVSRPQSEEEEDDCDYSPDEEEWKKTIMVGTDYQAAIPEGLCRYDDALPYENEDKMLWDPSHISEEDTEEFLERAQLPAVKGGSLPAGSHIRDDEQALYLLLQCGYNLEEALRRRRMNVLPPTDAVSLWSEEECHNFESGLRTYGKDFHLIQKNKVRTRSVGELVQFYYLWKKTERHDIFTYKARLEKKKYALHPGITRDYMDRFLEEQEGVRDRSSSPNVHCLLYGDAKRQRSSASVTNNDESKSTEAWDGNAVDPLADANGPTPPPPPPPPPPPPLVTSATTTISSSICNSSALTTPTYCSSSTRHPDCPSSESSCVNPMAWSGLTSRSQPTSSVITTITINTTTATTSAAMATAFGTTNTVTTSSTASPVATSNNYYHQRVTSSRSNDSHDTPSPENILPHLPP; this is translated from the exons ATGGGTCCTGCGACAGAAATGATGGTAAATGATTTTGATGACGAACGAACGTTGGATGAAGAAGAAGCTTTAGAAGGTAGTGAAGATTCTCACAACGAGTTGTCCAACTTGCAAAAG GAAGGTGATATGCCGCTGAAAGACCTACTTGCCATGTACGGATACGGTGATCCCTCGACCGAGAATTCCAACAGTTCCGACCACATGCTGCTGCCATCCGGAAGCGGTGATCCAGAGACTGAGGAGCGTTACTCGGACAAAGGTGACAACGATgcggacgacgacgacgacgatgacgaggCCGATGCGGCGAGCAACGAGCCGGATCTGAAACAGTTTTACACAGAAATGTTAGTAAAGGGCAAGGATAAGACAACGACGTTGTCAGGAACAACAAAAAGCAATAGCGGCAGCGGTACGCCTAATAGAGATAACAGGAAACGTCGACTCGACGATGACGAAGACGATGATGAAGACGTCGAGGGCGAAGAATGCTCGATAAGAAGCGCTCGAGATGGAAGTGGGAAGAAAACTAGAGCGTCGCCTACGACGGGAGGTGCCAATGCTGTCGCATGTGACGGGTTAGTCAACTTAACAGCCAACGCTGCTGACAACGCCGTCGAAGAGGGTAGCGCTAGTGGTGCGATAGACGGTTCCGAAGACAGAATAGTCAATACAGGCAGTGGTAGTTCAAGATTATTACGCAGCGTCTCGAGGCCGCAGagcgaagaagaagaggacgACTGTGACTACAGTCCGGACGAGGAGGAATGGAAGAAGACAATCATGGTTGGCACTGATTACCAAGCAGCAATACCAGAGGGTCTGTGTCGTTACGACGACGCGTTGCCGTACGAGAATGAGGATAAGATGTTGTGGGATCCCAGCCATATATCCGAAGAAGATACGGAAGAGTTCTTGGAACGCGCGCAACTTCCGGCGGTAAAGGGTGGGTCTTTGCCGGCCGGTTCTCATATCAGGGATGACGAGCAAGCTTTGTACCTTCTGCTGCAATGCGGCTACAATTTGGAGGAGGCATTGCGAAGGCGTCGAATGAACGTACTCCCGCCAACGGATGCAGTGAGTCTCTGGTCAGAAGAAGAGTGTCACAACTTTGAATCCGGATTGCGCACTTATGGGAAGGACTTTCAtcttatacaaaaaaataaa GTGAGGACAAGATCTGTTGGGGAGTTAgtgcaattttattacttgTGGAAGAAAACTGAACGACATGACATATTTACGTACAAAGCTCGATTAGAGAAGAAGAAATACGCCCTGCATCCTGGTATCAC CAGGGACTATATGGACCGATTCCTCGAGGAGCAAGAGGGAGTGCGAGATCGCAGCAGTTCGCCGAATGTTCATTGTCTGTTGTACGGCGACGCCAAACGGCAAAGGTCCAGCGCCAGCGTCACCAACAACGACGAGTCCAAGTCAACGGAAGCCTGGGATGGAAACGCGGTCGATCCGTTGGCGGATGCCAATGGCccgacgccgccgccgccaccgccgcctcCGCCACCCCCTCCCTTGGTGACATCAGCCACGACCACCATATCATCGTCGATATGCAACTCCAGCGCTTTAACCACACCGACGTACTGTTCATCGTCGACTCGTCATCCGGACTGTCCCTCGTCCGAATCGAGTTGCGTCAATCCGATGGCGTGGAGTGGTTTAACGTCACGGAGTCAACCTACCTCCTCCGTCATTACGACGATAACAATCAACACCACTACAGCCACTACATCCGCAGCGATGGCCACGGCCTTCGGCACGACGAATACAGTTACCACTAGCTCCACCGCCTCCCCCGTCGCCACCTCTAATAACTACTATCATCAGCGAGTGACATCATCCAGGAGCAACGATTCCCACGACACGCCCTCACCTGAGAACATTTTACCTCATCTGCCCCCTTAG
- the LOC105675130 gene encoding mesoderm induction early response protein 1 isoform X5, producing MPLKDLLAMYGYGDPSTENSNSSDHMLLPSGSGDPETEERYSDKGDNDADDDDDDDEADAASNEPDLKQFYTEMLVKGKDKTTTLSGTTKSNSGSGTPNRDNRKRRLDDDEDDDEDVEGEECSIRSARDGSGKKTRASPTTGGANAVACDGLVNLTANAADNAVEEGSASGAIDGSEDRIVNTGSGSSRLLRSVSRPQSEEEEDDCDYSPDEEEWKKTIMVGTDYQAAIPEGLCRYDDALPYENEDKMLWDPSHISEEDTEEFLERAQLPAVKGGSLPAGSHIRDDEQALYLLLQCGYNLEEALRRRRMNVLPPTDAVSLWSEEECHNFESGLRTYGKDFHLIQKNKVRTRSVGELVQFYYLWKKTERHDIFTYKARLEKKKYALHPGITRDYMDRFLEEQEGVRDRSSSPNVHCLLYGDAKRQRSSASVTNNDESKSTEAWDGNAVDPLADANGPTPPPPPPPPPPPPLVTSATTTISSSICNSSALTTPTYCSSSTRHPDCPSSESSCVNPMAWSGLTSRSQPTSSVITTITINTTTATTSAAMATAFGTTNTVTTSSTASPVATSNNYYHQRVTSSRSNDSHDTPSPENILPHLPP from the exons ATGCCGCTGAAAGACCTACTTGCCATGTACGGATACGGTGATCCCTCGACCGAGAATTCCAACAGTTCCGACCACATGCTGCTGCCATCCGGAAGCGGTGATCCAGAGACTGAGGAGCGTTACTCGGACAAAGGTGACAACGATgcggacgacgacgacgacgatgacgaggCCGATGCGGCGAGCAACGAGCCGGATCTGAAACAGTTTTACACAGAAATGTTAGTAAAGGGCAAGGATAAGACAACGACGTTGTCAGGAACAACAAAAAGCAATAGCGGCAGCGGTACGCCTAATAGAGATAACAGGAAACGTCGACTCGACGATGACGAAGACGATGATGAAGACGTCGAGGGCGAAGAATGCTCGATAAGAAGCGCTCGAGATGGAAGTGGGAAGAAAACTAGAGCGTCGCCTACGACGGGAGGTGCCAATGCTGTCGCATGTGACGGGTTAGTCAACTTAACAGCCAACGCTGCTGACAACGCCGTCGAAGAGGGTAGCGCTAGTGGTGCGATAGACGGTTCCGAAGACAGAATAGTCAATACAGGCAGTGGTAGTTCAAGATTATTACGCAGCGTCTCGAGGCCGCAGagcgaagaagaagaggacgACTGTGACTACAGTCCGGACGAGGAGGAATGGAAGAAGACAATCATGGTTGGCACTGATTACCAAGCAGCAATACCAGAGGGTCTGTGTCGTTACGACGACGCGTTGCCGTACGAGAATGAGGATAAGATGTTGTGGGATCCCAGCCATATATCCGAAGAAGATACGGAAGAGTTCTTGGAACGCGCGCAACTTCCGGCGGTAAAGGGTGGGTCTTTGCCGGCCGGTTCTCATATCAGGGATGACGAGCAAGCTTTGTACCTTCTGCTGCAATGCGGCTACAATTTGGAGGAGGCATTGCGAAGGCGTCGAATGAACGTACTCCCGCCAACGGATGCAGTGAGTCTCTGGTCAGAAGAAGAGTGTCACAACTTTGAATCCGGATTGCGCACTTATGGGAAGGACTTTCAtcttatacaaaaaaataaa GTGAGGACAAGATCTGTTGGGGAGTTAgtgcaattttattacttgTGGAAGAAAACTGAACGACATGACATATTTACGTACAAAGCTCGATTAGAGAAGAAGAAATACGCCCTGCATCCTGGTATCAC CAGGGACTATATGGACCGATTCCTCGAGGAGCAAGAGGGAGTGCGAGATCGCAGCAGTTCGCCGAATGTTCATTGTCTGTTGTACGGCGACGCCAAACGGCAAAGGTCCAGCGCCAGCGTCACCAACAACGACGAGTCCAAGTCAACGGAAGCCTGGGATGGAAACGCGGTCGATCCGTTGGCGGATGCCAATGGCccgacgccgccgccgccaccgccgcctcCGCCACCCCCTCCCTTGGTGACATCAGCCACGACCACCATATCATCGTCGATATGCAACTCCAGCGCTTTAACCACACCGACGTACTGTTCATCGTCGACTCGTCATCCGGACTGTCCCTCGTCCGAATCGAGTTGCGTCAATCCGATGGCGTGGAGTGGTTTAACGTCACGGAGTCAACCTACCTCCTCCGTCATTACGACGATAACAATCAACACCACTACAGCCACTACATCCGCAGCGATGGCCACGGCCTTCGGCACGACGAATACAGTTACCACTAGCTCCACCGCCTCCCCCGTCGCCACCTCTAATAACTACTATCATCAGCGAGTGACATCATCCAGGAGCAACGATTCCCACGACACGCCCTCACCTGAGAACATTTTACCTCATCTGCCCCCTTAG
- the LOC105675130 gene encoding mesoderm induction early response protein 1 isoform X1 — translation MNRDCKIMADRDYDMGPATEMMVNDFDDERTLDEEEALEGSEDSHNELSNLQKEGDMPLKDLLAMYGYGDPSTENSNSSDHMLLPSGSGDPETEERYSDKGDNDADDDDDDDEADAASNEPDLKQFYTEMLVKGKDKTTTLSGTTKSNSGSGTPNRDNRKRRLDDDEDDDEDVEGEECSIRSARDGSGKKTRASPTTGGANAVACDGLVNLTANAADNAVEEGSASGAIDGSEDRIVNTGSGSSRLLRSVSRPQSEEEEDDCDYSPDEEEWKKTIMVGTDYQAAIPEGLCRYDDALPYENEDKMLWDPSHISEEDTEEFLERAQLPAVKGGSLPAGSHIRDDEQALYLLLQCGYNLEEALRRRRMNVLPPTDAVSLWSEEECHNFESGLRTYGKDFHLIQKNKVRTRSVGELVQFYYLWKKTERHDIFTYKARLEKKKYALHPGITRDYMDRFLEEQEGVRDRSSSPNVHCLLYGDAKRQRSSASVTNNDESKSTEAWDGNAVDPLADANGPTPPPPPPPPPPPPLVTSATTTISSSICNSSALTTPTYCSSSTRHPDCPSSESSCVNPMAWSGLTSRSQPTSSVITTITINTTTATTSAAMATAFGTTNTVTTSSTASPVATSNNYYHQRVTSSRSNDSHDTPSPENILPHLPP, via the exons ATGAATAGGGATTGTAAAATCAT GGCAGACCGAGATTATGATATGGGTCCTGCGACAGAAATGATGGTAAATGATTTTGATGACGAACGAACGTTGGATGAAGAAGAAGCTTTAGAAGGTAGTGAAGATTCTCACAACGAGTTGTCCAACTTGCAAAAG GAAGGTGATATGCCGCTGAAAGACCTACTTGCCATGTACGGATACGGTGATCCCTCGACCGAGAATTCCAACAGTTCCGACCACATGCTGCTGCCATCCGGAAGCGGTGATCCAGAGACTGAGGAGCGTTACTCGGACAAAGGTGACAACGATgcggacgacgacgacgacgatgacgaggCCGATGCGGCGAGCAACGAGCCGGATCTGAAACAGTTTTACACAGAAATGTTAGTAAAGGGCAAGGATAAGACAACGACGTTGTCAGGAACAACAAAAAGCAATAGCGGCAGCGGTACGCCTAATAGAGATAACAGGAAACGTCGACTCGACGATGACGAAGACGATGATGAAGACGTCGAGGGCGAAGAATGCTCGATAAGAAGCGCTCGAGATGGAAGTGGGAAGAAAACTAGAGCGTCGCCTACGACGGGAGGTGCCAATGCTGTCGCATGTGACGGGTTAGTCAACTTAACAGCCAACGCTGCTGACAACGCCGTCGAAGAGGGTAGCGCTAGTGGTGCGATAGACGGTTCCGAAGACAGAATAGTCAATACAGGCAGTGGTAGTTCAAGATTATTACGCAGCGTCTCGAGGCCGCAGagcgaagaagaagaggacgACTGTGACTACAGTCCGGACGAGGAGGAATGGAAGAAGACAATCATGGTTGGCACTGATTACCAAGCAGCAATACCAGAGGGTCTGTGTCGTTACGACGACGCGTTGCCGTACGAGAATGAGGATAAGATGTTGTGGGATCCCAGCCATATATCCGAAGAAGATACGGAAGAGTTCTTGGAACGCGCGCAACTTCCGGCGGTAAAGGGTGGGTCTTTGCCGGCCGGTTCTCATATCAGGGATGACGAGCAAGCTTTGTACCTTCTGCTGCAATGCGGCTACAATTTGGAGGAGGCATTGCGAAGGCGTCGAATGAACGTACTCCCGCCAACGGATGCAGTGAGTCTCTGGTCAGAAGAAGAGTGTCACAACTTTGAATCCGGATTGCGCACTTATGGGAAGGACTTTCAtcttatacaaaaaaataaa GTGAGGACAAGATCTGTTGGGGAGTTAgtgcaattttattacttgTGGAAGAAAACTGAACGACATGACATATTTACGTACAAAGCTCGATTAGAGAAGAAGAAATACGCCCTGCATCCTGGTATCAC CAGGGACTATATGGACCGATTCCTCGAGGAGCAAGAGGGAGTGCGAGATCGCAGCAGTTCGCCGAATGTTCATTGTCTGTTGTACGGCGACGCCAAACGGCAAAGGTCCAGCGCCAGCGTCACCAACAACGACGAGTCCAAGTCAACGGAAGCCTGGGATGGAAACGCGGTCGATCCGTTGGCGGATGCCAATGGCccgacgccgccgccgccaccgccgcctcCGCCACCCCCTCCCTTGGTGACATCAGCCACGACCACCATATCATCGTCGATATGCAACTCCAGCGCTTTAACCACACCGACGTACTGTTCATCGTCGACTCGTCATCCGGACTGTCCCTCGTCCGAATCGAGTTGCGTCAATCCGATGGCGTGGAGTGGTTTAACGTCACGGAGTCAACCTACCTCCTCCGTCATTACGACGATAACAATCAACACCACTACAGCCACTACATCCGCAGCGATGGCCACGGCCTTCGGCACGACGAATACAGTTACCACTAGCTCCACCGCCTCCCCCGTCGCCACCTCTAATAACTACTATCATCAGCGAGTGACATCATCCAGGAGCAACGATTCCCACGACACGCCCTCACCTGAGAACATTTTACCTCATCTGCCCCCTTAG
- the LOC105675130 gene encoding mesoderm induction early response protein 1 isoform X3, with amino-acid sequence MADRDYDMGPATEMMVNDFDDERTLDEEEALEGSEDSHNELSNLQKEGDMPLKDLLAMYGYGDPSTENSNSSDHMLLPSGSGDPETEERYSDKGDNDADDDDDDDEADAASNEPDLKQFYTEMLVKGKDKTTTLSGTTKSNSGSGTPNRDNRKRRLDDDEDDDEDVEGEECSIRSARDGSGKKTRASPTTGGANAVACDGLVNLTANAADNAVEEGSASGAIDGSEDRIVNTGSGSSRLLRSVSRPQSEEEEDDCDYSPDEEEWKKTIMVGTDYQAAIPEGLCRYDDALPYENEDKMLWDPSHISEEDTEEFLERAQLPAVKGGSLPAGSHIRDDEQALYLLLQCGYNLEEALRRRRMNVLPPTDAVSLWSEEECHNFESGLRTYGKDFHLIQKNKVRTRSVGELVQFYYLWKKTERHDIFTYKARLEKKKYALHPGITRDYMDRFLEEQEGVRDRSSSPNVHCLLYGDAKRQRSSASVTNNDESKSTEAWDGNAVDPLADANGPTPPPPPPPPPPPPLVTSATTTISSSICNSSALTTPTYCSSSTRHPDCPSSESSCVNPMAWSGLTSRSQPTSSVITTITINTTTATTSAAMATAFGTTNTVTTSSTASPVATSNNYYHQRVTSSRSNDSHDTPSPENILPHLPP; translated from the exons AT GGCAGACCGAGATTATGATATGGGTCCTGCGACAGAAATGATGGTAAATGATTTTGATGACGAACGAACGTTGGATGAAGAAGAAGCTTTAGAAGGTAGTGAAGATTCTCACAACGAGTTGTCCAACTTGCAAAAG GAAGGTGATATGCCGCTGAAAGACCTACTTGCCATGTACGGATACGGTGATCCCTCGACCGAGAATTCCAACAGTTCCGACCACATGCTGCTGCCATCCGGAAGCGGTGATCCAGAGACTGAGGAGCGTTACTCGGACAAAGGTGACAACGATgcggacgacgacgacgacgatgacgaggCCGATGCGGCGAGCAACGAGCCGGATCTGAAACAGTTTTACACAGAAATGTTAGTAAAGGGCAAGGATAAGACAACGACGTTGTCAGGAACAACAAAAAGCAATAGCGGCAGCGGTACGCCTAATAGAGATAACAGGAAACGTCGACTCGACGATGACGAAGACGATGATGAAGACGTCGAGGGCGAAGAATGCTCGATAAGAAGCGCTCGAGATGGAAGTGGGAAGAAAACTAGAGCGTCGCCTACGACGGGAGGTGCCAATGCTGTCGCATGTGACGGGTTAGTCAACTTAACAGCCAACGCTGCTGACAACGCCGTCGAAGAGGGTAGCGCTAGTGGTGCGATAGACGGTTCCGAAGACAGAATAGTCAATACAGGCAGTGGTAGTTCAAGATTATTACGCAGCGTCTCGAGGCCGCAGagcgaagaagaagaggacgACTGTGACTACAGTCCGGACGAGGAGGAATGGAAGAAGACAATCATGGTTGGCACTGATTACCAAGCAGCAATACCAGAGGGTCTGTGTCGTTACGACGACGCGTTGCCGTACGAGAATGAGGATAAGATGTTGTGGGATCCCAGCCATATATCCGAAGAAGATACGGAAGAGTTCTTGGAACGCGCGCAACTTCCGGCGGTAAAGGGTGGGTCTTTGCCGGCCGGTTCTCATATCAGGGATGACGAGCAAGCTTTGTACCTTCTGCTGCAATGCGGCTACAATTTGGAGGAGGCATTGCGAAGGCGTCGAATGAACGTACTCCCGCCAACGGATGCAGTGAGTCTCTGGTCAGAAGAAGAGTGTCACAACTTTGAATCCGGATTGCGCACTTATGGGAAGGACTTTCAtcttatacaaaaaaataaa GTGAGGACAAGATCTGTTGGGGAGTTAgtgcaattttattacttgTGGAAGAAAACTGAACGACATGACATATTTACGTACAAAGCTCGATTAGAGAAGAAGAAATACGCCCTGCATCCTGGTATCAC CAGGGACTATATGGACCGATTCCTCGAGGAGCAAGAGGGAGTGCGAGATCGCAGCAGTTCGCCGAATGTTCATTGTCTGTTGTACGGCGACGCCAAACGGCAAAGGTCCAGCGCCAGCGTCACCAACAACGACGAGTCCAAGTCAACGGAAGCCTGGGATGGAAACGCGGTCGATCCGTTGGCGGATGCCAATGGCccgacgccgccgccgccaccgccgcctcCGCCACCCCCTCCCTTGGTGACATCAGCCACGACCACCATATCATCGTCGATATGCAACTCCAGCGCTTTAACCACACCGACGTACTGTTCATCGTCGACTCGTCATCCGGACTGTCCCTCGTCCGAATCGAGTTGCGTCAATCCGATGGCGTGGAGTGGTTTAACGTCACGGAGTCAACCTACCTCCTCCGTCATTACGACGATAACAATCAACACCACTACAGCCACTACATCCGCAGCGATGGCCACGGCCTTCGGCACGACGAATACAGTTACCACTAGCTCCACCGCCTCCCCCGTCGCCACCTCTAATAACTACTATCATCAGCGAGTGACATCATCCAGGAGCAACGATTCCCACGACACGCCCTCACCTGAGAACATTTTACCTCATCTGCCCCCTTAG